From Mycobacterium colombiense CECT 3035:
CCCGGCGTGGGTTCCTCGCCCGATCCCTCGATCACCGGCTGCGACAACCGATCCCGGAAGCCGAAATGGTCGTGGGCGTAGTTGAACGGGGGTGTCGCATTGAGATCCAGGTACGAGACCCGGCGCACGCCGTCGCACCTTCGCACCAGGTCGTCGTGGGCGCCGGTGGCGCGGGCGTGTTCGGCGTCGTCCCGGGCGAACAGGATCGCGATCGCGTGCAGGTCGTCGCCGGCCAGTCCCCCCACCCAGTTGTCGGGATGGTTTCGTCCGGTGTCGCCGAGGATGTCGGACCGGGCGGCCATGCCCTGCCGGAACTCCTCGGGAAAGGTGGCCAGCGCCTCCTCCGGCACACCGAGCGCCCGAAGGCCGTTCCAGGTGAAACCCAGGGTGACCCAGCGCCTGGTGTCGTCCATGGCGTCTCGCACCGACGCGGCGGACTGCACCACGTCCACCAGTTCGGACAGCCAGGCCCGTCCGCCCACCGGATCGCCGAACGAAAGGAACTCGTAACGCCCGGTCAGGGCCGGGGTACGGGTCAGCAGGATGTGCTGGATGTCGTCGAGTTCAAGCATCGGCACGCTCCGATGGGCGTCACTGCATCTGATCCAGCATGGTGCCGAACGCGGCTTTCAGCCGCAGCCCCTTCTTGATCTCGTCGGCCGTGACATAGGGGTACTCCCCGTATTCCAGGAAGCTCGGGCATTGGTGGTCGCGCACGTACTTGACGAAGGCTTCCGGGTTCTCTCGCCAGTCCTCCGGGAAGCCCTCGAGGTTGGTGAAGACGGTGGTGATCCCTGTCTGGCTGAACAGCTGCACCGCGTCCTCGGTGTACTTGTCGAAGTCGGTGTCGAAGATGCCCTGGTACTGGAAGTGCAGCCCCGACCCCACGTCGAAGAGCTGCCAGCGCAGGTAGTGCAGCCGCAGCGGCGCCAGCACTTCCGGGTTTGCCTTGACGGCTTCTTCGATCTGTTTGCCGTAGGCGCGAACGGCCGCTTCACGGCCATCCTTGACCTTGGCGATGATGGAAAAGCCGTAGCATGCTGGGGTGCGCGGGTACAGGGGCCCGTACCGGCCGCGTTCCAGCTCGAAATAACCTTCCTTGGGGATGGCCAGGGCCGCGGGTTTGCTCCACTGGTCTTCGGTTGCCACCATCGTCGCTCCAAAGTCTGACCGGTGCGCCGGACGCTACCACCTGACTCCGCCCGCGCAACCCGGATCGGCCGAGGGGCCCAGCACACATCTGCCGTACCGGGTATCTAGCGCAATCATCCGAAACCGGGCCGATATAATGGATCTCACGTCGTGCTAAGCAGACAGCATCGACATTCGTCGCCGTCATAACTCATCAGTGATCGCCTCGCGAGACCGCAGGCTGCAGAAAACGGCGCGGAAATGCCTGTAACCGGTCTCGAAGCATGAGGGCGCCACTCAGTGACCAATCTTGACGATCTCAGCCTGCTCACCGACGTTCTGCGGGCCATCTATTCGGCCGACGCCGACGACTTCCCCCAGGTGCTGGACGACCTGACGACGGCGGCCGCGCGCTGGGTGCCTGGCGCCGAAGAAGCGGGCATCACCGTCACCAGCCGGCAAAACGAGGTCAGCAGCCCGTCCGTCACGCACGACTGCGCCCGGTTGCTCGACGAGTTTCAGCAGCGCCACCTCGAGGGGCCCTGCGTCCACGCCGCCTGGACCCGCAAGGTCGTCGTCATCGACGACCTTGAAGCCGACGCGCGCTGGCCGAAGTACCAGGCCGACGCGCTCGCGCACACGCCAATCCGCAGCGTGCTGTCGCTGCCCATGTTCGCCGACGAGCTGAGCATGGGCGCGCTGAACTTCTACGCCGAACGCCCGCGGTCCTTCTCCGAGGACTCGCGCCGGATCGCGGCCGTCTTCGCGACACTGGGTGCCCTGGCATGGAGCAACGTCGTGCGCACCCAGCAGTTCAAGGAAGCACTGAGCACCCGCGACACGATCGGACAGGCCAAGGGCATCCTCATCGAGCGCTACGACCTCGACGACCAGACCGCCTTCAACACCCTGATCAAGCTGTCACAGAGCATGAACACCCCGCTGCGCGACATCGCGCGCCGGGTGATCGACGACGCAACCGGGCGCTGACGTCACGGGCCGGCCGAACATGCCAGGGCCCATGGCATTTGGCTAGCATTCGCACTCCGGTTCCAGTCGTTGCGGTCTGGCGCGCGGCGCGACCCCGCGCGGGCGCCGCGGACCCCGCACGACAACGGGCTGGATGCGCGTCCAGCTCTGCAACTGGGAGCGGCCCACCAGGCGGCAATGGTGGGTGCCGGCCAACTGGCGGGCCGCCTTGGTGAAGGTCTGGTTGGTCACGACGACCGTCCGGTTACAGCCGTGGTGCAGCGCGCCCGCCACGACCTGCTGGACCGCGGCCACACCGACGGCCTTCGCCAGCCTCTTGCATTGGACGGCCATCCGAGCGCCGTCTTTCCCGGCGATCAGATCCACGCCGTAGTCTCCGGTGCTGGCGGTCGGGGTGACGCTGTAGCCGGCGACGCGAAGCTGCGCCGCAACGAATTCCTCGAACTCGGTGCCCGACATCCGGTCGATGGCCCGCAGCCCGGATTTCGTCAATCGGAGATCGCGGCGTCGGTGCGCGTCGGCCTGGTAGCGGTCCCGCTGTAGCGACAACCACCACAAAAGCGCCACGGCGACGGCGAGCCCGCCGAGTCCCGCGAGGCAGCCCGCCGGCAGGCTGCCGGTGGCCTGCTGCGTGAAATACCAAGGGAGCGCTAAGCCCAGCGGCAGGAGCGACCCGAGCACCTTCTCCATTGCCCGATGAACCTAGCGGACGCCACCGACAATTCGGCGCAATGCAGCGAGGGCTCACGGTCGCGGCACGGCACGCGGGGTCGCCCCGCCCGGACCGAGGTGCCTGATGTCAGGCGCAGTCGGCGCACACCGGCAGGCCGGAGCTGGACGTACGCATCCGGCTGCGGTGCTGCACCAAAAAGCAGCTCGAGCAGGTGAACTCGTCGGCCCGCTGCGGAATCACCGTCACGGACAGCTCTTCTCCGGACAGGTCGGCACCCGGCAGCTCGAAGAAGTGCACATCGTTGGGGTCCTCGTCGACCACGGCGGTGGCAGGTCCCTGCAGGGTCGGTGCCAGTTCGCGAAGCGGGCCTTTCTCCTGGGTGTCGGCGTCGGATACACGGCGTGCGTCGTAGTCAGTGGTGGTCGCCATCGGTGTTCCTTCCTGCTATGGAACGGGTAGACGCACTTTCCTGTACTCACCCGTGGCGCAGGCAGTACCCCGTTCGGGGGTGCGCTACACCATCGCGGCCCGAAAAAGTTGCTGCAACTGGGAAACGGGCCGCCGGGACCGCCCGCCCAAACCCGGCGCGCTCAGCTGCTGGGCGGTGGCGCGGGCTGGTCGGAATGAGCGGCGTGCCAGCGCAGTTCGGCGTCGCGGACCTTGCGGTGGGCGCGCAGCAGCCACGCCGCGCTGAGCGCGCCGAGGGCGACCGCCACCAGCAGCGCGACGGCACCGCCCACCAGGTGCCCGGCCGCCACGGCGAACAGGCCCACGGTCAGGGCGATGACCGCGACCGCAGCACCGGCGAGGCCCGGGGCGTTGGCGCCGTTCTTCAGGGATTCGCCCGCGTGCTGGCGAGTGGTACGGGCATGGTCGATCGGGGGGTCCTTGGGGTAATCCAACGTCATTCCTCGTCGAGAATCTGTGTGTACCAGCATCATTCGTATGCGTACGGTCGCGAGCGATCCGCCGGCGGGCGCGGCACAACCGCCCCGGTGTCGCGGATCACCTCCCCGTGTACCCGTCGCCCCCATGGCCAAACGGAACCACGCACTGTGTCGGCCTGGGCCAGCCTGGGTATGCCGCGACCATGACTTCACGACCGCACGCGAGCGCACGCCCCGCCGCCGGGGACCTGCCCTGATGGCCGGCACACCGGCCGTCCTGTTCGACGTCGACGGCACCTTGGTGGATTCGAACTATCTGCACGTCCATGCCTGGCAGCGCGCGTTCGACGCCGAGGGCATGCAGGTGCCGTCCTGGCAGATCCATCGCTGCATCGGCATGGACGGATCCCGGCTGGTCAAAACGCTGTCCGATGACGCCCCGGACGACGTGCGGGAGCGGCTCAGCGACATGCACAGCCAGTACTACCGGGAGATCACCCCCCTGCTGCAGCCGTTGCCCGGGGCCCGCGATCTGCTGCGCCGCGTCGCCGACCTGGGCCTACAGGTGGTGCTGGCCAGCTCGGCGCCCGAAGACGAGCTGGAGATTCTGCGCAAGGTGCTCGACTGCGACGACGTGATCTCCGAGACGACGTCGTCGCGCGACGTCGACACCGCCAAGCCAGAGCCCGGCATCGTGCGGGTGGCGCTGGATCGCGCCGGCGTGGACGCCCAGCGCGCAGTGTTCGTCGGGGACGCCGTGTGGGACGCGCACGCAGCGGCCGGCGCGGGTTTGCCGTGCATCGGGCTGCTGAGCGGCGGCATCGCGGGTGCCGAGCTGCGAGACGCGGGCGCCGAACCCGTCTTCGCCGATCCGCGCGACCTGCTCGAACACCTGGACTCCACCCGGATCGCGGCGCTCGCACCGGGCCGCTGACCGACGGATCTTCGCCTCAGTCGCCGCGGGTCCGCAGCATCAGCGGCAGCACCCACCAGAAGAAGGTGAACAGCGGCAGCGCACAGGCTCCGGCTATGAGGCCGGCAGTGCGCCCGGCCACCGCCGCGAAGATGATCGTGGTCAGGCCGATCAGCGCCAGGCCGAGCAGGCCGAGCCCGGCGAAGGCGCACCGGTGCGCGGCCGATACGAGGACCTGGAGCCGGTGACGCCGGAAGAGGAGCCGGTGCATGGCGACCGGGGCTATCAGCAACACGGTCGCACACACCGCGCACGCCACGGTGGCCAGATAGACGACGCGCATGGGCGGGCTCAACACGTCGAAGCGCTGCTGGAACGGCAGCGTCAGCAGGAAGCCGGTCAGCAGCTGCACCCCGGTCTGGACCACCCGCAGCTCCTGCAGCAGGCTGTTCCAATTGCGGTCCAGCCGTTGAACTTCGGTCTCGCCGCGCTCACGGCGATCCCACCGCTGGTCGTCTTGCGGATGGTCGACGTCCATAGTCCCGATCATCGCACCTGGGCCGCGGGGGGACACCGGTTCGAGCGGACGCGCCGCGGGTAAAGGTCTTCGCTGTTTTCGCTCAACGGAATTTCGGCGGCCGGCCGCGATTCCGGGAAAAACCCGGGATAAGACCCGAAATCGATGAGATGCGGAACAAGACTCACCGCATTTTCGCCAAACACGTTGTCAGACAAGTAAATCTGTAAAAATTCGGCTCGGCGTAACCGGGCCGCGGATACGGCGCAGGCGGGGTGGGTCGCTAGCCGTTGAGCTTGCCGTCGCGCACCCCGGTCAACGCGTCGTCGAGCGTCGGGTACAGCGGGAAGGTCTTGTCCAGGCCGGTCAGGTGGATCGGCCTGCGGGTCGCCGGGCCGCGCGCGACCACGCCGAACCCCGTCTGGTTGCCCAGCTTCTCGTAGGTCGCCGCCAGGATCTTGAGGCCGACCGAGCCGAGGAACTCCACGGCGGAGAGATCGATGATCAACGCGGTGGGGCTGTCCGCGACGACCGCGCTGATGGCTTGTTCCAGGGCAGGAGCCGTGACCAAATCGATTTCGCCGCTGACACTGACCACGGAAACGCCGTCGTGGTCCTCAACCAACGTGGTAATCGAATCAGGAGCTGACAATGGCAATCCTTTGTCCTGGGCCGTGGCGTGGTCTCAACCCTAGCCTGCCTTACCGAACTGGGAGAAGAATATGCCCTCTACACGTGCCCCGCGACAACCCACGCTAGTCTCGCAACAGGAACTGCAGACCGCAGGGCGCGACGTGTGCTCGGGAGGCCTTGGGAGGCCAGATGTCAGATTCGCCGTCGGAGTTCAACAGTACCGGCACCGCAGCGCAGACCGTCAGCATTTCCAGTGAGGGCCTCCTTCCCCAGCTAGTCCAGCATCTGCGGCAGAATCGAACCGTCCTGCGGGAGGAATGGGCCCGCCGCATCACCGAAGCCGAGCTTCTCACCGCGATGACGCCGGAGGAGCTCTTCTCCGAAGCCACGGCCGTCTACGACAACTACGTCGAGGTGCTCGAGACCGGTAGCGTCGAGGCGCTGCAGGCCTACGCGCGTGACCTGTCCGAACGCATCATTCCGCGAGGCGTGGAGACCGACGAGGTGCTCGGCATCGTCCTGCTGCTGCGCGACGTGCTCGCCCGCTCGCTGTTCGAGAAGTATCAGACCGAGTTCGAGATGCTCAACCGCGTCCTCGACGCGTACGAGCCGGCGGCCAACCGCATCGCCAACACCGTGGGCGTGTCCTTCGTGCAGGAACGCGAGCGCATCATCCGCCAGCAGCAGGAGGCCATCCGCGAGCTGTCGACGCCGGTGCTGCAGGTGCGCGAACAGCTGCTGATCCTGCCGATCATCGGCGTCCTGGACAGCCAGCGCGCCCGCCAGGTCACCGAACAGCTGCTGCGGGCCATCCGCGCCAACCGCGCCAAAGTGGTGGTCATCGACATCACCGGTGTGCCGACCATCGACTCGACGGTGGCCAACCACCTGGTGCAGACGGTCGACGCGTCCGGCCTGATGGGCGCGAGCGTGATCATCACCGGCCTGTCCTCCGAGATCGCGCTGACGCTGGTGACGATCGGTCTGGACCTGTCGAAGATGAACGCCGTGGGCGACCTGCAAGGCGGCATCGAGGAAGCCGAACGCCTGCTGGGTTACGAGGTGACCCGCACGGGCGAGCAGACCGGATAACCACCATCGACACGAGCACCCCATGCCAGTACCGATCCTGAAACAGGGCTCGATCCTCATCGCGTCGGTACAGGCCGCCCTCACCGATTCCGACGCCGAACGCCTGCGCTACGACCTGATGGAACGGGTCAGCCAGTTCCGCGCGCAGGGCATCATCGTCGACGTCACCGCTATCGATGTGATGGATTCCTTCGCCGCGAGGTCGCTGCGCACGATTGCCCACATGACCCGGCTGCGCGGCGCGGACACCGTGATAGTCGGATTGCAGCCGGAGGTCGCCTTCGCGATGGTCCAGCTTGGTCTGGCGTTCGACGACATGAACACGGCGCTGGATCTCGAAGAGGGCCTCGCGCTGCTGAATCGCCAAGGCGGAGTGGGGAAGTCGACGATCGGGCCCGACGGTGGCGGCTGATATCGTCGTCGCCATCGACCACCCCGACGACATCGTCGAAGCCCGCAAGGCCGGACACCAGCTCGCCCTCGACTTGGGATTCTCCCTGACCGACGTCACGATGATCGCCACCGCGATCTCCGAGATCGCCCGAAACATCACCAGCTACGCCGGCCGCGGCGCCGTCCGGGTCGCCATCGCCGACCGGGAGGGACGCAAGGCCCTGGTGGTGCGCGCCGAGGACCAGGGCCCCGGCATCGCCGACATCGAGCGGGCGATGGAAGACGGCTACACGACCGGACGCGGGCTGGGCATGGGTCTGCCGGGCGCCCGCCGCCTGATGGACCGGTTGGTCGTCGAGTCCACGTTGGGGCAGGGCACCGTCATCGAAATGTGGAAATGGGTCCCGCCCCGTGCATGAGAACGGTCGCTTCGGACCTATCGAATGGGCAAGGGCGGGGCGGCCTTTGCCGAGCGAATACACCTCCGGTGACCGGGGTATCGCGGTCGACGTCGGCGGTGAGGCAGCGCTGTTCGGGCTGGTGGACGGCCTCGGCCATGGGCCGGCCGCCGCGGAAGCCGCGCTGCGCGCCGTCGACGCGCTCACGCGCGCCAGCTCCGAGCGGGTGGAGGTGTTGATCCAGCTCTGCCACCGCCTGTTGGTCGGCACCCGCGGGGTGGCAATGACGTTGGCGCGGGTGGATTTTGCCGCCAACACGCTCACCTGGACCGGCGTCGGCAATGTCACCGCCCACCTGGTGGCCAAGGCACCAACCGGTATCCAGATTCGGTCCAGCGCGCGGCTTACCGGGGGCATCGTCGGCTACCGCATACCCGAAATCCGTCCGGCGCAAGTGGTTTCGATCCGGCCCGGCGATCTGATCGTGATCAGCACCGACGGAATCGCCGAAGACTACCTGGACCATATCGACTTCTCGGCCACCGCCGTCGCCATCGCCGAGGGACTGCTCGGCAAGGACGCGAAAGAGACCGACGATGCGATGGTGCTGGCGGCGCGTCACAGGGGAGTATCGAATTGACCGGCGACACCGACTTTTACCAGCAGTACGAGGCCGCGCTGCGTGCTTACCTGGAATCGCACGACGAGGCCAGCCTGTCGATCGGCAACGAACTCGGCCGCCGGGCCCTGCAGGAACAGATCAGCCTGCTCGACATCGTCGAGCACCACGTCCGGCTGGTTTTCGAGATCTCGCAAGACGTGCGCATCGATGCTCCGATCGCGCTGGAATTCCTGCTGCAGCTGCTGGTTCCGCTTGACGTCGCGACGCGTGGCTTCATCGACGGCAACAGGCGCTACGCCGAACAGCGGGCCCGCGCCGAGGGGCTTGCCGACCGCGACAAGTTTCGTACCGCACTGGTGAACTCGCTGCAGGAGGGCTTCTTCGTCGCCGATCACGAGGGCTCCGTGGTCGAGATCAACGACGCCTTCATCGACATCCTCGGCTTTCCCAGCGAGCGCCTGCCGTACAAGTGGCCGCACCCCTGGCTGGTCGACACGAAGACGGCGGCCGAACAGATTTCGCTGGTGCTGAAGAACGGCCGGGCCGACTACGAAACACCGATCCGCCATGCGGACGGCCACCTGGCGTGGGTGAAGGTAAGCATCAACGCGGTCAAGGAGACCGGCAGCGATCGGGACGCGTACGTCGGAACGATCCGCGACGTCACCGCCGAGCGTGCGTTCGCGGCCCGGGAAAGCGCGGTGTTGCGGCTGGCCACCGCCGTGGCGGTGGCCAAGAGCGTGGACGAGTTGCTCTCGATCACGCTCGACGAGTGCAGCGCGGCGATCGATGTGCAACGGGTGATCGCGGTCTCGTGGCCCAACGGCGACAGCGACCCGACGGTCCAGGTGGCGGGCAAGCCCTCCGCCTCGTCGTGGCGCCGGCTGGATCCGTGGTTGCGTAATACGTTCCAGGACGCGCGTCATCAGCTGCCACTGACGGCGAAAACCGTTGAGGCGCCTGATCATCCGGGCAAGGTCCAGGGGCTGGTCGCGGCGCTCTCCGGCACCGGGGACCTGACGCTGTGGCTGGAGCTGCGCACCCCGCGCTGGGTCAGCGGGGAGGATCGGTTGCTGGTCACCGTGCTGATCGGCCACCTGAGCCTGGCCAT
This genomic window contains:
- a CDS encoding GAF and ANTAR domain-containing protein, which produces MTNLDDLSLLTDVLRAIYSADADDFPQVLDDLTTAAARWVPGAEEAGITVTSRQNEVSSPSVTHDCARLLDEFQQRHLEGPCVHAAWTRKVVVIDDLEADARWPKYQADALAHTPIRSVLSLPMFADELSMGALNFYAERPRSFSEDSRRIAAVFATLGALAWSNVVRTQQFKEALSTRDTIGQAKGILIERYDLDDQTAFNTLIKLSQSMNTPLRDIARRVIDDATGR
- a CDS encoding restriction endonuclease, producing MEKVLGSLLPLGLALPWYFTQQATGSLPAGCLAGLGGLAVAVALLWWLSLQRDRYQADAHRRRDLRLTKSGLRAIDRMSGTEFEEFVAAQLRVAGYSVTPTASTGDYGVDLIAGKDGARMAVQCKRLAKAVGVAAVQQVVAGALHHGCNRTVVVTNQTFTKAARQLAGTHHCRLVGRSQLQSWTRIQPVVVRGPRRPRGVAPRARPQRLEPECEC
- a CDS encoding DUF4193 domain-containing protein, with the translated sequence MATTTDYDARRVSDADTQEKGPLRELAPTLQGPATAVVDEDPNDVHFFELPGADLSGEELSVTVIPQRADEFTCSSCFLVQHRSRMRTSSSGLPVCADCA
- a CDS encoding HAD family hydrolase encodes the protein MAGTPAVLFDVDGTLVDSNYLHVHAWQRAFDAEGMQVPSWQIHRCIGMDGSRLVKTLSDDAPDDVRERLSDMHSQYYREITPLLQPLPGARDLLRRVADLGLQVVLASSAPEDELEILRKVLDCDDVISETTSSRDVDTAKPEPGIVRVALDRAGVDAQRAVFVGDAVWDAHAAAGAGLPCIGLLSGGIAGAELRDAGAEPVFADPRDLLEHLDSTRIAALAPGR
- a CDS encoding DUF6328 family protein; this encodes MDVDHPQDDQRWDRRERGETEVQRLDRNWNSLLQELRVVQTGVQLLTGFLLTLPFQQRFDVLSPPMRVVYLATVACAVCATVLLIAPVAMHRLLFRRHRLQVLVSAAHRCAFAGLGLLGLALIGLTTIIFAAVAGRTAGLIAGACALPLFTFFWWVLPLMLRTRGD
- a CDS encoding STAS domain-containing protein; this encodes MSAPDSITTLVEDHDGVSVVSVSGEIDLVTAPALEQAISAVVADSPTALIIDLSAVEFLGSVGLKILAATYEKLGNQTGFGVVARGPATRRPIHLTGLDKTFPLYPTLDDALTGVRDGKLNG
- a CDS encoding STAS domain-containing protein, which encodes MSDSPSEFNSTGTAAQTVSISSEGLLPQLVQHLRQNRTVLREEWARRITEAELLTAMTPEELFSEATAVYDNYVEVLETGSVEALQAYARDLSERIIPRGVETDEVLGIVLLLRDVLARSLFEKYQTEFEMLNRVLDAYEPAANRIANTVGVSFVQERERIIRQQQEAIRELSTPVLQVREQLLILPIIGVLDSQRARQVTEQLLRAIRANRAKVVVIDITGVPTIDSTVANHLVQTVDASGLMGASVIITGLSSEIALTLVTIGLDLSKMNAVGDLQGGIEEAERLLGYEVTRTGEQTG
- a CDS encoding STAS domain-containing protein is translated as MPVPILKQGSILIASVQAALTDSDAERLRYDLMERVSQFRAQGIIVDVTAIDVMDSFAARSLRTIAHMTRLRGADTVIVGLQPEVAFAMVQLGLAFDDMNTALDLEEGLALLNRQGGVGKSTIGPDGGG
- a CDS encoding anti-sigma regulatory factor, which codes for MAADIVVAIDHPDDIVEARKAGHQLALDLGFSLTDVTMIATAISEIARNITSYAGRGAVRVAIADREGRKALVVRAEDQGPGIADIERAMEDGYTTGRGLGMGLPGARRLMDRLVVESTLGQGTVIEMWKWVPPRA
- a CDS encoding SpoIIE family protein phosphatase, with the translated sequence MPSEYTSGDRGIAVDVGGEAALFGLVDGLGHGPAAAEAALRAVDALTRASSERVEVLIQLCHRLLVGTRGVAMTLARVDFAANTLTWTGVGNVTAHLVAKAPTGIQIRSSARLTGGIVGYRIPEIRPAQVVSIRPGDLIVISTDGIAEDYLDHIDFSATAVAIAEGLLGKDAKETDDAMVLAARHRGVSN